Proteins encoded within one genomic window of Vanrija pseudolonga chromosome 3, complete sequence:
- the gto2 gene encoding Glutathione S-transferase omega-like 2: MAAIVAPTRLFASRFARQTPVLARSIQRPPTTSTLIHPIRTFTSTKLTTMGLTDWAAKDGEFKRQVSSFREHITEGGQHPPEKGRYHLYVSYACPWAHRTLILRALKGLEDYIDVSVVHPHLLEGGWHFVPYELKDAPPAPMSEHNNQTFPGATIDHLHHKDHLQELYSLAEPDYSARWTVPVLWDKKLNTIVSNESSEIIRDLTVAFNSILPDGPGKDLDTFPEELRKEIEEFEEWSYNDINNGVYKCGFATTQAAYNKAAEALAKALDRVEGILSDGREYLIGGRLTEADVRLFTTIVRYDPVYYVHFKTNWGSIRHDYPNINRWLKNLYWNNPAFKETTNFEHIKEHYYYSHTQINPHRIVPYGPNVDIEPLDDSKRKADAADGARKAAKV, translated from the exons ATGGCAGCCATTGTCGCACCCACCCGCCTGTTCGCATCCAGATTCGCAAGACAAACTCCGGTTCTCGCGCGGTCAATTCAGCGTCCTCCCACCACTTCAACCCTCATCCACCCCATCCGCACCTTTACATCCACAAAACTAACAACCATGGGACTCACCGACTGGGctgccaaggacggcgagttCAAGCGCCAGGTCTCGTCGTTCCGCGAGCACATCACCGAGGGCGGCCAGCACCCCCCTGAGAAGG GACGCTACCACCTCTACGTCTCGTACGCTTGCCCGTGGGCACACCGCACCCTCATCCTCCGTGCGctcaagggcctcgaggacTACATTG ACGTGTCCGTCGtccacccccacctcctcgagggcggctgGCACTTTGTCCCCtacgagctcaaggacgcgccgcccgcccccatGTCGGAGCACAACAACCAGACGTTCCCCGGCGCCACGatcgaccacctccaccacaaGGACCACCTCCAGGAGCTGTACTCGCTTGCCGAGCCCGACTACTCTGCGCGCTGGACTGTGCCTGTGCTCTGGGACAAGAAGCTCAACACGATCGTGTCCAACGAGTCGTCCGAGATCATCCGCGACCTCACCGTCGCGTTCAACTCGATCCTGCCCGACGGCCCGGGCAAGGACCTCGACACGTTCCCCGAGGAGCTGCGcaaggagattgaggagTTTGAGGAGTGGTCGTACAACGACATCAACAACGGCGTGTACAAGTGCGGCTTTGCCACGACCCAGGCCGCGTACAacaaggctgccgaggcgctcgccaaggccctgGACCGTGTCGAGGGCATCCTCTCCGACGGCCGCGAGTACCTCATCGGTGGCCGCCtgaccgaggccgacgtgcgTCTTTTCACCACCATCGTTCGCTACGACCCCGTGTACTACGTCCACTTCAAGACCAACTGGGGTTCGA tCCGTCACGACTACCCCAACATCAACCGTTGGCTCAAGAACCTCTACTGGAACAACCCTGCTTTCAAGGAGACGACCAACTTTGAGC ACATCAAGGAGCACTACTACTACTCCCACACTCAGATCAACCCCCACCGCATTGTCCCCTACGGTCCCAACGTCGACatcgagccgctcgacgactcgaagcgcaaggctgacgctgcggacggcgcgcgcaaggctGCCAAGGTCTAA